The following proteins are encoded in a genomic region of Aliiroseovarius sp. F47248L:
- a CDS encoding cytochrome c peroxidase: MRVIPTLVLMIGLASPVAAFDSLEELGEALFFDVNLSKNRTQSCATCHDPESGFVDPRETEAGRAVSLGDDGESLGDRTAPTAAYAKFTPEFEQLEKKAWRGGMFWDGRAAGLAGQAGGPPLNPIEMGMPDEASVVARLSENADYVAAFKTLFGDAIWDDDAAAYVAMTQAIAAFESTDLFSPFDSKYDRFLRGEVKLSDQEELGRVLFFSEQFTNCNLCHQLRTSSIAEDETFTNYEYHNIGTPVNVAVRAANGAEGPDLGLLANPAIDSADAGGRYKVPTLRNVAVTGPYMHNGVFKDLRTVVLFYNKYNTLDKDRQINPETNKPWAMPEIPQNLAVTELIHGPALDDKRIDALVAFMKTLTDARYEHLLEDQAN, from the coding sequence ATGCGCGTGATACCCACCTTGGTTCTTATGATCGGGCTGGCATCGCCGGTTGCAGCGTTCGACAGTCTTGAGGAGTTGGGAGAGGCGTTGTTTTTCGACGTAAACCTATCAAAAAACCGAACGCAATCTTGCGCAACCTGCCATGATCCGGAGTCCGGATTTGTCGATCCGCGAGAAACGGAAGCAGGCCGGGCAGTGTCTTTGGGTGATGACGGCGAAAGCCTTGGCGACCGCACGGCCCCGACTGCGGCTTATGCGAAGTTTACGCCCGAGTTCGAACAGTTGGAAAAGAAGGCATGGCGCGGGGGTATGTTTTGGGACGGGCGCGCTGCGGGATTGGCAGGTCAGGCAGGTGGGCCGCCCCTGAACCCAATCGAGATGGGAATGCCCGACGAGGCGTCGGTAGTCGCGCGACTGTCTGAAAATGCGGACTACGTGGCTGCATTCAAGACGCTTTTCGGCGATGCGATTTGGGATGATGACGCTGCTGCTTATGTCGCAATGACTCAGGCCATCGCGGCGTTTGAAAGCACCGACCTGTTCTCTCCATTCGATAGCAAGTATGACCGTTTTCTGCGTGGTGAGGTCAAGCTGTCGGACCAAGAAGAACTGGGCCGCGTGTTGTTCTTTTCCGAGCAATTCACCAACTGCAATCTGTGCCATCAGCTGCGAACATCGTCTATTGCAGAGGATGAAACTTTCACCAACTACGAATACCACAATATTGGCACACCCGTGAATGTTGCGGTACGGGCCGCAAATGGAGCTGAAGGGCCGGATCTTGGCCTGTTGGCCAATCCCGCCATCGACAGCGCCGATGCGGGTGGTCGTTATAAAGTGCCAACTTTGCGCAATGTCGCTGTAACCGGCCCGTACATGCATAACGGCGTTTTCAAGGACTTGCGGACCGTCGTCCTGTTTTACAACAAATACAACACGCTGGACAAAGATCGACAGATCAACCCAGAAACGAACAAACCTTGGGCGATGCCGGAAATCCCTCAGAACTTGGCAGTGACAGAGCTGATCCATGGTCCCGCGCTGGATGACAAGCG